A single Pedobacter sp. PACM 27299 DNA region contains:
- a CDS encoding outer membrane beta-barrel protein, producing the protein MNHFYSVTVPRLQQFQRTRHSGLLKRTLLLLGFIFSSAYGFAQNQGKETAPPPLPTREISGIVKDSTDLGVIGATVTLTSAKDTLKTSTNSDGIFVFKNVKSATYTLMVQSIGYAPTKPVRYKQNDAIPRIVMDPITLKEEKNLLNEVVISGTPSITYKTDTVEYKASDYIVRKNASVDELLKKMEGMEVGTDGTLVHQGQSITKAKLNGKEYLGGDIANAIKNLPAEIVDKIQIVDDYGDQAARTGVKDGDAEKILNITTRTDKSVGNMVNANLAAGSNKRFESGVFGTRINGNQIIGVNGSFNNTINGVASSGDNGGSSNTGGGGGRGGNSGNNSGSSGSSGGASGGTTQIGNGSVSYRDKVSKKIAVNLNYGFNSSDVNSITESTAKRYAVIDTNVQKGVVDNLTNERSRRMSDNLTQSHNFRLEIEADLDSSNFLRVIPTFRTNSTTSTRLDTVFQRGYNNRDEFIRNLTKNTRPQIGASVFYQHIFKKPRRNVSMQVDLNNNNQDSEQIQDGKYTFYNKDPLILPYDSLVNRIVERKNLQKNYRGSLTYVEPLTLNTQLEFNAQLNYNGYDNTATTRNIGENGALAVIDSLSNIYDYSFTQGRIALNYRYGLDRMSKVRFSVGLTGVPAVLSGTKASLGTSTHRNSFNLIPIARFEYMWSRQHKVQINYSGNAVEPSFDQIQPVRDVTNPQSPVIGNPDLLASFTHTLNANYNNYIANSKLNYSLNVNASTTDNAVIRNVVQIRTELPKGGTNTINETRYLNTNGVYRINANYSVNKQLNDRKYNLALSGSYSYDHRLSMSNGVLNVANVQTMMERFGPRINPTEWFEINPNVSYTNTRSTNSVITAANTNTNTLALNVDGRVYLWDSYLFGYSASKNYVRGISSNITSNPFVINMYAEKEFFDRRGKVTVQAFDVLNQNNFVTQQIDGTDIVDTKSNALSRYFMVKLTMRLQKWSGATGRNGRGVMRRGDGSFM; encoded by the coding sequence ATGAACCATTTCTACTCGGTTACAGTCCCCCGACTGCAGCAATTTCAGCGTACCCGGCATTCTGGGCTATTAAAAAGAACATTACTGTTATTAGGTTTCATTTTCAGTTCAGCATACGGATTTGCCCAAAACCAAGGTAAAGAAACCGCACCACCACCGCTTCCTACAAGGGAAATCAGTGGAATTGTAAAAGACTCTACGGATCTGGGGGTAATTGGCGCTACCGTAACCCTGACTTCGGCTAAGGATACGTTGAAAACCAGTACAAATTCAGATGGTATTTTTGTCTTCAAAAATGTAAAATCTGCTACTTATACGCTGATGGTTCAAAGCATTGGATATGCGCCTACTAAACCTGTTCGTTATAAGCAGAATGATGCGATTCCGAGAATTGTAATGGATCCAATTACGCTAAAAGAGGAAAAAAATCTCCTGAATGAAGTCGTGATCAGTGGTACGCCATCAATTACTTATAAAACAGATACCGTAGAGTATAAAGCCAGCGATTATATCGTCAGGAAGAATGCCTCCGTTGATGAATTACTGAAGAAGATGGAAGGCATGGAAGTGGGAACCGATGGAACATTAGTTCACCAGGGACAGTCAATCACAAAAGCTAAACTGAATGGTAAAGAATATTTAGGAGGAGATATCGCGAATGCAATTAAAAATCTTCCTGCAGAAATCGTTGATAAAATACAAATTGTTGACGATTATGGAGATCAGGCGGCAAGAACCGGCGTAAAAGACGGCGACGCGGAAAAGATTTTAAACATCACCACCCGAACAGATAAATCTGTAGGAAATATGGTCAATGCAAACCTGGCCGCAGGAAGTAATAAAAGATTTGAAAGCGGAGTTTTCGGAACGAGAATTAATGGAAATCAAATTATCGGTGTGAATGGAAGCTTCAATAACACGATAAATGGTGTGGCTTCCAGCGGTGATAACGGTGGAAGTAGCAATACTGGCGGTGGCGGTGGCCGCGGAGGAAACAGTGGAAACAATTCTGGTAGTTCCGGCAGCAGCGGTGGCGCAAGTGGGGGAACCACTCAGATCGGTAATGGTTCAGTGAGCTACCGTGATAAAGTAAGTAAGAAGATTGCAGTGAACCTGAATTATGGCTTCAATTCCTCAGATGTGAATTCCATCACTGAAAGTACAGCGAAAAGATATGCAGTGATTGATACAAATGTACAAAAAGGGGTGGTCGACAATTTGACAAATGAGCGGTCGAGAAGGATGTCTGATAACCTGACTCAAAGTCATAATTTTAGATTAGAAATAGAAGCTGACCTTGATAGCAGCAACTTTCTAAGAGTGATCCCTACTTTCAGAACCAATTCAACAACAAGTACCCGTTTGGATACTGTTTTTCAGAGAGGGTACAACAACAGAGATGAGTTTATCAGGAATTTAACAAAAAATACAAGACCGCAGATCGGTGCCTCTGTATTCTATCAGCATATATTCAAAAAACCAAGAAGAAATGTTTCCATGCAGGTGGATCTGAATAATAATAACCAGGATTCAGAGCAGATACAAGATGGTAAGTATACCTTTTACAATAAAGATCCTTTAATTCTACCCTACGACTCCCTGGTGAATCGGATTGTGGAACGTAAGAATTTGCAGAAGAATTATAGAGGTAGTCTGACTTACGTGGAGCCTTTGACGCTCAATACGCAATTGGAATTTAATGCCCAATTGAATTATAATGGTTACGACAATACAGCCACGACCAGAAATATTGGTGAGAATGGTGCACTTGCCGTGATCGATTCCTTGAGTAATATTTACGATTATTCATTTACTCAGGGACGAATTGCATTAAATTATCGCTACGGCCTGGATAGGATGTCTAAAGTGAGGTTCTCCGTAGGATTAACCGGCGTACCTGCTGTTTTATCAGGAACGAAGGCGAGCTTAGGAACCAGTACACATAGAAATAGCTTTAACCTGATCCCAATTGCACGCTTTGAATATATGTGGTCCAGACAGCATAAAGTCCAAATCAACTATTCAGGAAATGCAGTTGAACCTTCATTTGATCAGATTCAGCCAGTTAGAGATGTGACGAATCCACAGAGCCCCGTGATCGGTAACCCCGATCTTTTGGCCTCTTTTACTCATACCCTGAATGCCAATTACAATAATTATATCGCCAACTCAAAGTTGAATTATTCCCTGAATGTGAATGCCTCAACTACAGACAATGCGGTGATCAGAAATGTCGTGCAGATCAGAACAGAACTCCCTAAAGGTGGGACCAATACGATCAATGAAACCAGGTATTTAAACACCAATGGCGTGTATCGTATTAATGCCAACTATTCTGTGAACAAACAATTAAATGATAGAAAATATAATCTCGCTTTAAGTGGTTCCTATAGTTATGATCACCGTTTGTCTATGTCGAATGGGGTACTAAATGTGGCTAATGTGCAAACGATGATGGAACGTTTTGGACCAAGGATCAACCCGACTGAATGGTTCGAGATTAATCCGAATGTTTCTTATACCAATACGCGTTCGACTAACAGTGTGATCACTGCTGCCAATACGAATACCAATACCCTAGCCCTAAATGTAGATGGAAGGGTGTATTTATGGGATAGCTACTTATTTGGCTATAGCGCCAGCAAAAACTATGTAAGAGGTATCAGCTCTAACATCACTTCCAACCCTTTTGTAATCAATATGTATGCAGAAAAGGAATTTTTTGACCGTAGAGGAAAAGTAACCGTTCAGGCATTTGATGTACTTAACCAAAATAACTTTGTCACACAGCAGATTGATGGTACCGATATTGTCGATACAAAATCTAACGCCCTGAGTAGGTATTTTATGGTGAAGCTGACCATGAGATTGCAGAAATGGTCCGGTGCGACAGGGAGAAATGGAAGAGGAGTGATGAGAAGAGGGGATGGAAGCTTCATGTAA